Part of the Helicobacter bilis genome is shown below.
AGTCTCAATTCCTGCTGCACTGCCACTTAAGACTCCAGCTCCTAAATGTTGCGGATTAGCATACATGATATTAGGGCTGTTTTCATTAAAATATTTATGTGTAGATTCTTTATTCTTTGGTTTAGTCTTTGTAATATTGCCTTTTGTATCTGTATAGCTTCCTTTATTGTCAATATGCTTTATTTGGTTAGGATTAAATATAGCTATGGTATCACTTATTTCTTTACTTCTGCCATATCTCTCATCACGCACATTCTTATAAATAACACTATCAAATGGCTTTCCACTCTCTTTAGCTTCATCTAGTGCTTTTCTTATAGCTAAATCAAAATATTGTTCCCCTTTATAAATCTTATCTGCTAATTCACTTCTATCTACAAAGTCTTTACCTTGAAAGTCTATGACTAAAGGATTTTTAGCATTTAAGAATACTTTATAGATTCCATTATCACTATTTGGTAATTCTTTTGTATAGCTTAGGGCAACATTATGAGAGCTAGAGAAAAATCTAGCAGGATAGTTTGTTCCTGTATCATCTGTATGTTTTGGGGTGAGTATTTCTTTATTGCCTATGCTTTCTCTTGTGCCATGATAAAACACTTTAGGTATTCCATTTTCATCTTTTGTTAAAGGACTAGAATCTTTATGCCACTCTAGTAAATCTTTTGCCTTTTTCTCATCGTAATTAAACTTTTGCATAGTAGATTCTAGTGTTTGTTGTGGTATAATGTTGTTGTCGGTTGCGTTAAAAGTCTGTAACGCATTAAGGCTTTCATCAGCAGAAATAGTTTTGTTAGCACCGATTTTTTCTAATATATCCGCATGTAAATTTTTAGCTTCATAACTTGTTATTACCCATTGATTATCGCCTTTATTATGCCAACCTTTACTTAATCCTACTAAAAATACTTTGTTATCTTTTTGTAAGTAAAGCGTATTTACGCCATTTTCGGTAAGCAATTTGCCATTTTGTATAATCTCATTTATACCATTTATAAGTTTTTGTTCTTCTGTATTTCCGCTAAAACTTGAAAACTCATCGCCATGCTTCTCAATAATCTTAACAAGTCCATAGCCTTTTGCATGTTGTCCGCTGCCTTCAACTTCTCCCCAAACTAAATCAATATCCCCTAATTCTTTACGATGAAATGCCCCTGCGACTTGTCCTTTATACTCACCTTTAGCTCCGCTTTCTTTATGTGCTTGTGCTTCATTTATGAGTTTTTGTATAGCAGATTCCCCACTATGATAATGCTCGGCATAATTTGTGCCAAATTCTTTTATGGGTTTAATGTTGAGTGCATTCTCTATTGCTTCACGCATAAGAGTATCAAAGCCATTAAAGTCATCATCTTGGTTATTTAGACTTCTTTGCTTTAGAATAGAGAAATGTTCTCTTGTGTTAAATTCTCTACCATCATAGCTAAATGTATGATTTTCCGGTATATAGACTTCTTGTGTGGTAGCTAGTTTATCTTTTCTTTGTTTGATTAGATTTCTTGTCTTTTCTATCTCATTTGCAAAAAAGCTAAGATTAGTTTGTAGTTTATCCATTTGCTTTTGTGCTTGTTTGCTTGATAAATCTTTCTTTTCTAGCTCATTTATTTGTGTTTTAATGGATTCTAGTTTTTCTAATGCGTTTTGCTTTTCTTTCTCAAATATGCCTATTTCTTTGTGCAGCTTTTCTTTTGCTTTCTTTTCTTGTGTGATTAGTTTTTGTGTTTCTTTGCGTTTAGATTCTATATCTTTGTGTTGTTGTAGTAATTCTTTTGTCTCTGCTACACTTTTGCCGCTTTTTCTTGCTTGTTTAACTATTTCTTGTGGGGTTTGTGGTATAATGTCCTTTGAGTTTAAAGGGAGACTCGCCCCTTTAGTAGAATCGTTAGCGGGTGCTGTCTTAGCGGTTTTCTCTATATTATCATCAAACGCAGTTACTATCCACTTATTTTCCCCTTGTTTATTAAATCCTTTATTTATACCAACTTTAAATCCGTTATATTCTATTGTTATAGGCTTCATCTCTGCCTTGTCGCTTTACTACTTCCCCATCTTGTATAATCTTATCTAGCTCTTTTGCTATGTCCTCAAACTCATCGCCGTGCTTCTCAATAATCTTAGCAAGTCCATAGCCCTTTGTATTTTTACCTTTTCCTTTAACTTGTCCCCAAACTAAATTAATATCGCCTAATTCTTTACGATAAAATGCCCCTGCCACTTGTCCTTCTTTTTCTGCCATAAGCTTTTGAATAGCTTCTTGTCCTTTTCTGTAAAACTCCGCATAGTTTTTTCCAAACTCTGCTATTGGTGTTATATCTAAAAGTGCTTCTATTTGCTCTCTGTGATATTCTAATTCTCCAAGTCTTTTTTTGAATGTTTTGTCTTTAACTGCATAGTCATATCCCATTTTCTTTCCAATACCCCCAATCATATTAACAGGATAAAGATTTAATGCTTTTTCTATACTTGAACTAGCGGCATCTTCAAAAAAACTTTCTACATCACCAAATCTTTCTTTAAATACTTCAGGTTTTCTCGTATAATTATCCAAAACGCCCATAAGCCATTTATCAACTTTAGGATATTTTTCCCTTAAGCCTCTTGGTATTTGTAAGTAGTCTATCTCTATGTTTAAAACATCAGCTTGTCTCACTTTCGTAACATATTCATTTTTATTAAAAGTGTTACTTGAGACATCTCGTATTCCTTTGCCCTCTCTTAAATCCTGCTTTATTTCATTGAATCTTTTTAGCGCATCTTCTTCTGTGTGATACCATGTGCCAACACCATTTAAAAAATATTGTCTCTCACCTCTATCAAATATCTCGGCTAATTCATCATATAGACTTTGCCTTTCTGCTTGAAGATTTTCAATTTGCTTAATATCATCAGGGTGGTGTGGCATATTAGCTAGTGTTTCGATTTGTGTTTTCTCTTTTGGCTTATCTATGCTTTTGTGATTGTGTGAATGGATAGTCATCAAGCAATTTAGTTTGTATTTTTTCTATTGCTTCAAGTGCTTCATCACAAGCTTTAAAATCATCAATAATGTCTAAAGCAGCACGATTGAGAGAGTTTTTGACTTGTTCTGTTGCAGCTACATAATCATCATATTTGATTGATACATTATCTCTAACTTCATTAAGGTGTTTAAGTGCTGCATAAACTTCTTCTCCATTATCGCTGTATTCAAGTTTTGCATGTTTCATAAACCATAGGTCGTCTTTAAGGTCATATTGATATAAGAAATCATCTATTAGATTTGTGTATTCTTTTGCCTGTGTTAAAGATTCATTACTGCTTTTTTCACCACTTGCCCTTGTTGTTTCTTTTTGTGTTACAGGTTCTTGTGTGCTTTTAGATTCTTTGCTTAACTCTTTTTGTGTTGGCATATCTCTTTGCTGAAATAATTCTTGTAAGTCTTTATTTGCCTTGTTGAGAAGTTCTGCCTCTTTTTCTGTGGCTTGTTTAAACAGACTTTTTACTTCTTTTTCTATTTTCTTATCAGTAAATCTTATGTTTAGTTTTTCTAAAAATTCTTTAGGTTTTTTACTATTTGGGTGAGGGGTAAGTATATGATATTTTCCCATTGTGTCATTATTTATATATCTTTGAAATATATCTGCTTTAATATCATTTAACACATCATCATAATCGCCATAAAGCCTTAATCCACTCGCTAAATTTTGTATGTTCTTAAAGTCAATATCATAGTAAGCTTTTTTGCTTAATGTATCTAATTCATTTGCAAAATCACTCCATATCCAAAAAAGAGTATCAGCAGTATCATCGAGTGTATTATTAATTTGTTCTTTTGGTGCTGTTTGTGGTATAATCTCACTAACATTTTCTAAGGGCGTAAGAGAAGTGTCGCTCTTTTGTTTAGACTTAGTTAAATGGTCGGCTAAATCTCCATTCGGCACTTGGGCTAAAGGTTTAGTTGATTCTAAACTCTCTAATTCCAAAGTATAAATTCGCCTTGAATCTTTATCTAAACTTTCTTTAACTAAAATCTTTGCATTAGCATTATCATTTACTTGTGAAATAAAAGTGTGTATTTGTATTGCAGGGTCGCCATTCTTTAAATCTTTTGTTGTTGCTTTTTTTGTGGCATTCTTATAAAGGTTTTCTATATCTGCACTAGCTTTAAAATGTTGTTGCAAACTAAAGCCATTTTCTATACTTTTATTAACTGCCTTATCGCTTCCCATTTTCTTAATACTTGTTTTTGACACTTGGGCTGTAATGCCGCTTGATATATTTGTAATGTCTTTATTGAGAATTGGGGTAAGAATAGCGGATAAATTATTTCTTAAGCTTTGTAATTCTTGCAAAGGCTTAGAATCTAACACATTCCTAAACCTATCCACTTCCACTGCTTTATTTTCACTAGGCTTATTATATGGTAATAGCTTTATCTCTTTTGTAGTGTTTTTAAACTCCTGCATAGAATCTAAAAAGTCATTAGTCTTAGCATTAATATCTCTTAAATGTGCTTTTAGGTTAGCATTAGCTTTATATGGCAGTGCTTTTATCTCATTACTTAAAGGTTTAAAGTCTAGCTGTGCTAAAGGCTTATTTAATGCTTTTGTAGTATTTAGAAACTCTTTATAAAGATTATGAAATATAAAATTCTTTATAGCTTGAGAAGTTAAAGGCAGTGTTAGATATGCCTTGCTCGTTTTGTCTTAAGTAGAGATGTAGGCCCTCGCAAGTCTATCACTTACTAATAAATCTTTATTTGCTTTTATGTCTTATGTGGTATTGAATAAGCTAATACTTTACTTGTATTATTAAATTTATTTGTTTGATATGTGGTATTTGTTGTATTTATATTATTTATTTCATGCATAACATTAAACATTAATATCATTAATATTGCTATCATATGTAAAGTTGTCAAATAAGCTAATTTCATTGTTTACTTGTTTATTTTGTTATTAGCTTTAGCTTTATTGTTAAACCTTATTTATGCTATTTTCAAAGCCTATTATAATCCTTTTTATATCGTGTAATATTGTATATTACATGTTTATCATTCCTTATAAAATAGTGTTTATTATTTTTACCTTATCAAAGTATGTTTAGAAGTGTTTGCATGTAAGGTTATTATTGTTTTGCATGTATGCCACACTAAGAGCCAAACATATAAGGCATAAGACAATCAAAGCATACATAAATACTAGCATACGCATTACATATATAATAACATTAATGCTTACGCGTGTTTTCACAAACACCAATGAATCTTTTGCAAAATACAAAGTATGTGTCCCTATTATATAAGACTTTTATGTGTTGGTGTGTTTTGTATTTGTGATTAAGTGTGTTTTTGTGTGTTAAAAAAGTTAAAGTATGTAGAAATGATACAAGCAAATAAATCAAATAACACACCTAGCTAATAGTAAAGATTTAATTTTTAAACCTACTGATAACGACGAAACATTAAGGTTTTAGTTGTGTATGCTTTGATTGGTTTATGCGTGTTTGGCTTTACTTAGTGTTTTATGCGTTTTATTTATCGCGACATTGATTTGATTTCATGGATTTATGATGTGTGGTTTCAAAAATTTTATACTTGAAGTACAGTATAGAAAAGCTACAGAATCTGGATTGCAAAATAACTTAAAAATAAATATGTTTTGCTTTCACCATAAAGGCTCAATATAATAAGAAACCAATTTGAGTTTCTAGTGTTTATCATGTTAATGGCAACAAGTCTAGACACAACGATATTTAATCAGCAACTTTAACAATACTATTTTTATTCACACATGAATGTATAGGAAAATAAGATACACAAAGTTTTAAACAATGTTTCTATTGGTAATCTTTAGCAAACTTTTTTAAAAACATCTTATTATCATAATCATCTGTAAATGCTCATAGATTAGAATCTCTCGCATGAAAAAGGAAGTCGTTATATTAGTCTTATTGTCTTGCCATGCCTTGCACGCAGACTACACGGGGCATTTACCCAGCTCTATTGTGTTGCAAAATGGGGAGAACGCAAGTCATAATCTCACCGCAACATGTGGGAATCAATACTGCTATGTTGGTTTGCCAAGCGCGTTTAATCCAAATGCCTATGATTTTTCCTATTCTACCAATAACGGCACCTCAAGCCTTACCATAAATGCCGCTATGCCACAAGGCACAACGCAAACTCTGTCTATTTTCTATGTTGGGAATCTTAGTGTAGGGAGTAACTCAAAACTTAGTTTAAATGACTTTCATACCCTATCAATACAAAAAGGTTTAACCTTAGGGGCTAATGCGACTTTAGAACTTACACTGCAAAAAGGCAAAAAAATTAATGCAAGCGAGTTTGGTCCATCATCAAAAGTTATATTTTCACGCAATGCTGATTTGACTTTACATAGTGGTGCTTTATTGAATGCAACCAATATGGACTTTTTTATCATAGATTCTAAAACCACTATCCATAGTGGTGCGACTTTGAAAGTGGAATCTAGCACAATAAGAATACAGAATGTGGTAAAAAATAGTGGCACATTAGAGCTAAATGGAGTTGTATGGAATGTTGGACAAAGCACAAACGGCATAGACCTTGCAACTTCACGCTTTAGTAATACTGAAGGCAATGTAAAAGTTAATGGAGATTTTAATAATGGTGGTAAGCCAACAGCAGACACGATAGCTGGTAGCTTTTGGCAGAATGACGCGCCAAGCCCTGGTGGCGGGGATCTCATCAATTATGGTGGCACTATACACATTACAGGAAAGCTTATAAATCAGCAAGGGGTAGAGGGAAGTAGGACACAAAATTCTAGTGTGCAAATCTATGGCGGAAAGATTAAGGTTGATGGTGGCATGACAAATGATGCAAATAGCACATTAATCTTTGGTGCATATAAGGGACAAATGGGGCAGCTAGAAGGCAATCTTACAAATAATGGTAAAGTAGTCGTTGATACTGCCGGTGTGGCTATGGGCAGCCATAGTCTTATTACAGGGCAAGTAAGTGGCGATACGAAGTTTGATATTATCTTTAGGGGTGGGGCAAATGAATTTATCGGTGCAAATGTTGTAAATGGTGCTTTAGAAATCAAGGCAGATTCCGCAAAGATACAAGATTTTCAGCACACGCTTACAGATAATGAAAAAAGCATGATAAACGCACTTGATAAGCAGATGAATGGAATCTATACCTATGGTGGCAGCTCTCTTTTAAGAAATGTCGCTAGAGATTCTGTAAATGGCGTGGCAAACTCATTTATTAATGCACCTTTAGCGATTTTAGATTCTATGCAAACTCATGGTGCAGATTTTTCTCATACACAAGGCTTTAGTATAGGGGCATTTGGTGGCGGTATTATGAGTGAGAGTATGGGCGGTGTGA
Proteins encoded:
- a CDS encoding autotransporter outer membrane beta-barrel domain-containing protein, whose translation is MKKEVVILVLLSCHALHADYTGHLPSSIVLQNGENASHNLTATCGNQYCYVGLPSAFNPNAYDFSYSTNNGTSSLTINAAMPQGTTQTLSIFYVGNLSVGSNSKLSLNDFHTLSIQKGLTLGANATLELTLQKGKKINASEFGPSSKVIFSRNADLTLHSGALLNATNMDFFIIDSKTTIHSGATLKVESSTIRIQNVVKNSGTLELNGVVWNVGQSTNGIDLATSRFSNTEGNVKVNGDFNNGGKPTADTIAGSFWQNDAPSPGGGDLINYGGTIHITGKLINQQGVEGSRTQNSSVQIYGGKIKVDGGMTNDANSTLIFGAYKGQMGQLEGNLTNNGKVVVDTAGVAMGSHSLITGQVSGDTKFDIIFRGGANEFIGANVVNGALEIKADSAKIQDFQHTLTDNEKSMINALDKQMNGIYTYGGSSLLRNVARDSVNGVANSFINAPLAILDSMQTHGADFSHTQGFSIGAFGGGIMSESMGGVMSGVKASYNTSLYSHLLATHFAYGYGSMNQHFETYKGTFQSHALSFSLMDRILLEKINIDIGLHGTFGFFATRDMLQFSSTNTAFNSDFNAYNLNANVNISYPFIFQSFSIAPVAGLRQSIITQSPYQNNKALEIQSNGYTNHITSMILGLNLAYNLNQVSTFFINLAYEPILYHAQKSTSVILNQQNLTFDTLSSLHTFNMQMGANWQINSNMKTSLNAFYKADMSSSHIFGVQANFGYEF